The Epilithonimonas zeae genome contains a region encoding:
- a CDS encoding type II toxin-antitoxin system HipA family toxin yields MIKPVAEIKVGLDFGLAVQPVGRLAIRDGVIYFQYDDNFFDAGIEISPFRLPLKRGVSELPLHPFDGLAGVFSDSLPDGWGRLLFDRMIRTFGLMPSDVSSLDRLAHVGMHGMGALVYEPDNSPEVPQDKVDLDVLAVQTEKVLEGSSEEVITELLALNGSSAGARPKALIGVDSERKNILYGAQNLDETFEHWLVKFSNSQDGPDSGAIEYVYALMAAEAGIAMPDVHLFPSQNGGSGYFAVKRFDRDGNRRIHMHTVSGLLHSNFRLPSLDYEDLLNLTATLTKDIREVEKMYRLAVFNVMAHNRDDHAKNFSFLMDETGNWKLSPAYDLTFSTGPGGEQSTMVLGEGRNVSIKHLAKLGQEAKLPQSLIDNVIEQTKYALNQWKDLSKEFDVDKRNAEVINRMITKL; encoded by the coding sequence ATGATTAAGCCTGTTGCAGAAATAAAAGTGGGGTTAGATTTTGGCTTGGCAGTCCAGCCTGTTGGACGTCTTGCAATACGTGATGGTGTCATCTACTTCCAATACGATGACAATTTTTTTGACGCAGGAATCGAAATATCTCCTTTCAGGCTGCCTCTGAAAAGGGGCGTTAGTGAATTGCCTCTGCATCCATTTGACGGATTGGCAGGAGTATTCAGCGACAGCTTGCCGGATGGCTGGGGAAGATTGCTGTTTGACAGAATGATCAGAACCTTTGGATTGATGCCTTCAGATGTTTCGTCACTGGACCGCCTTGCTCACGTAGGTATGCACGGAATGGGAGCATTAGTCTACGAGCCGGATAATAGTCCTGAAGTGCCGCAAGATAAAGTTGACCTGGACGTGCTGGCTGTACAAACTGAAAAAGTCCTGGAAGGAAGTTCGGAAGAGGTAATTACTGAGCTGTTAGCTTTAAATGGTTCATCAGCAGGTGCCAGGCCTAAAGCACTTATTGGCGTAGATAGCGAACGTAAAAATATTTTATACGGAGCCCAGAACTTAGACGAAACTTTTGAACATTGGTTGGTTAAGTTTTCCAATTCACAGGACGGTCCGGATTCCGGAGCTATTGAATATGTCTATGCACTGATGGCTGCAGAAGCGGGTATCGCAATGCCGGATGTGCATTTATTTCCTTCTCAAAATGGTGGGAGCGGTTATTTCGCAGTGAAGAGATTCGACAGGGACGGTAATAGGAGAATACATATGCATACCGTAAGCGGATTGTTGCATAGCAATTTCAGGTTACCTTCGCTTGATTACGAAGATTTACTGAATTTGACTGCGACCCTGACAAAAGATATTCGTGAAGTCGAAAAAATGTATCGACTGGCGGTTTTCAATGTTATGGCTCACAATAGGGATGACCATGCAAAAAACTTCAGTTTTTTAATGGACGAAACAGGCAACTGGAAACTTTCGCCTGCATACGATTTAACATTTTCGACAGGTCCTGGTGGAGAGCAGAGTACAATGGTCCTAGGAGAGGGCAGAAATGTAAGCATAAAACATTTGGCAAAGTTAGGTCAGGAAGCTAAACTCCCACAGAGTCTAATCGATAATGTTATTGAACAGACTAAATATGCATTAAACCAATGGAAAGATTTGTCAAAAGAGTTCGATGTAGACAAGCGTAATGCAGAAGTAATCAATCGTATGATTACAAAGCTCTAG
- a CDS encoding helix-turn-helix domain-containing protein, with product MLLMSLSKTQKMIATHVRDRRLLMELTQEGLAERSGVALSTLRKFEQKGLISLDSFLKILMVVGGLEELLDALKPDKPAFNSIDDVLKQDDSIIKKRGRRK from the coding sequence ATGTTACTTATGTCATTGTCTAAGACGCAAAAGATGATTGCTACTCACGTTCGTGACCGTAGGCTTCTGATGGAGCTTACTCAGGAAGGTCTTGCTGAACGTTCAGGTGTAGCACTTTCCACCCTTAGGAAGTTTGAGCAAAAAGGATTGATTTCTCTGGACTCTTTTCTAAAGATCTTGATGGTGGTTGGAGGATTGGAAGAATTGCTAGATGCTCTTAAGCCAGATAAGCCAGCTTTCAATTCAATAGATGATGTTTTAAAACAAGATGATAGTATAATTAAAAAAAGAGGTAGAAGAAAATGA
- a CDS encoding IS481 family transposase, with amino-acid sequence MTTQQKIIKNKLGVLELAQHLGNVSKACKVMGYSRDSFYRFKELYEQGGELALQEISRRKPVLKNRVDEAIEKAVVEIAIENPALGQLRVSNELKKKGLIVSPGGVRSIWLRHDLHTFKLRLKALEAKSAQDGIVLTESQLSALEKAKEEKKAHGEIETHHPGYLGAQDTYYVGNIKGVGHIYQQTFIDTYSKVVFAKLYDRKNALIAADMLNDQVVPFFEQQELRLLRILTDRGTEYCGIREQHEYQLYLAIEDIDHTKTKAKSPQTNGICERFHRTIQEEFYAIAFRKKIYRSIEELQLDLNSWLSYYNNERTHTGKHCYGKTPMQTFLDSKPMAKEKLLETLAEEQKILTFGSKDNIG; translated from the coding sequence ATGACAACACAACAAAAGATCATCAAAAACAAGTTAGGCGTACTTGAATTAGCACAACATTTAGGAAATGTATCTAAAGCCTGCAAGGTGATGGGGTATTCCCGAGACAGTTTCTATCGATTCAAAGAACTCTATGAGCAAGGAGGCGAATTGGCGTTACAGGAAATCTCCAGAAGAAAGCCGGTATTAAAGAATCGTGTAGATGAAGCCATAGAAAAGGCTGTTGTTGAGATAGCCATTGAGAACCCTGCTTTAGGACAGCTTAGAGTAAGTAATGAGCTTAAAAAGAAAGGCTTGATCGTGTCTCCAGGCGGAGTTAGAAGTATCTGGTTAAGACACGATCTACATACATTTAAACTAAGATTAAAAGCTCTGGAAGCAAAATCGGCTCAAGATGGTATAGTTCTTACCGAATCTCAGCTTTCAGCATTAGAGAAGGCTAAGGAGGAGAAAAAAGCTCATGGAGAAATTGAAACTCATCATCCTGGATATTTAGGAGCTCAGGACACTTATTATGTAGGCAATATAAAAGGAGTTGGACATATTTATCAGCAAACTTTTATTGACACGTATTCTAAAGTAGTATTTGCAAAGCTGTATGACCGTAAAAACGCCCTTATTGCTGCTGATATGCTTAATGATCAGGTGGTTCCTTTCTTTGAGCAGCAGGAACTTCGTTTACTCAGAATTTTGACAGACCGAGGAACTGAGTACTGTGGAATAAGAGAGCAGCATGAATACCAGCTCTATTTGGCCATTGAAGATATCGATCACACGAAGACCAAGGCTAAAAGTCCTCAGACCAATGGCATCTGTGAACGCTTTCACAGAACGATTCAGGAAGAATTTTATGCAATAGCTTTCAGAAAGAAAATTTACAGAAGCATTGAGGAACTGCAATTAGACCTGAACAGCTGGCTGTCATATTACAACAATGAAAGAACGCATACAGGAAAACATTGTTACGGTAAAACACCGATGCAGACGTTTTTGGATAGTAAACCTATGGCAAAAGAGAAATTACTGGAAACTCTTGCAGAGGAGCAAAAAATCCTTACTTTTGGAAGTAAGGACAATATTGGATAA
- a CDS encoding nucleotidyltransferase domain-containing protein, whose amino-acid sequence MKNFYDDFQLQREDILARIAQKLELDTTRREKMEQSYKAVSDWLDKDEGFFKGKNIDIYAHGSVRIYTTVRPLNNDDFDLDIVLHLNHLYSSYSPQQIYKELIRRLKENDNYSRMLEQKNRCARLNYAGNFHMDILPGCIITVINPNKLHVPDKKLSNWTPTNPKDYSEWFLERANSVIAPVLEGYFRKAFSEGIMLKAETEDLPNESFYTKKPLQRAVQLIKRQRDIYFENMPEYRTSSIILTTLAAQLYSGEDTIYGTIDNIINKIILQLNGQKRIKVLNPIMLEEDFSEKWDTEPILYEYFKKFIADFYIHWQTLKQDLSKSADTYDLLFGAKESIYKDVLIKQTRLFSKISDDKLIKTSGIILGGNALTDRYGNINTEKGIQNERHRDFGDI is encoded by the coding sequence ATGAAGAATTTTTATGATGATTTTCAATTGCAACGAGAAGATATTCTTGCAAGAATTGCTCAGAAATTAGAATTAGATACAACAAGAAGAGAAAAGATGGAACAGTCTTACAAAGCTGTAAGTGACTGGCTTGATAAAGACGAAGGATTTTTTAAAGGAAAAAATATTGATATATATGCTCATGGTTCGGTCCGAATATACACAACAGTTAGACCCTTGAATAATGATGATTTTGATCTAGATATAGTTTTACATCTTAATCATCTCTATTCAAGTTATTCTCCTCAACAAATTTATAAAGAATTAATACGGAGACTTAAAGAGAATGATAATTATTCTCGAATGCTTGAACAGAAAAATAGATGTGCAAGGTTAAATTATGCTGGAAATTTTCACATGGACATCTTACCGGGATGTATTATTACAGTTATTAATCCAAACAAACTCCACGTTCCTGACAAAAAGCTCTCTAATTGGACTCCTACAAATCCCAAAGACTATTCAGAATGGTTTTTGGAAAGAGCAAATTCTGTTATAGCTCCTGTATTGGAAGGATATTTTAGAAAAGCATTTTCAGAAGGTATAATGTTGAAGGCAGAAACAGAAGATTTACCAAATGAAAGCTTTTATACAAAAAAGCCTTTGCAAAGAGCAGTACAGTTAATAAAACGACAACGAGATATTTATTTTGAAAATATGCCCGAGTATAGAACGTCAAGTATAATTTTGACAACTTTAGCAGCTCAATTATATTCTGGAGAAGATACCATTTACGGAACAATAGATAATATTATAAATAAAATCATTCTACAATTAAATGGGCAAAAAAGAATAAAAGTTTTAAATCCAATTATGTTGGAAGAAGATTTTTCTGAAAAATGGGATACAGAACCTATATTATACGAGTATTTCAAAAAATTCATTGCAGATTTTTATATACATTGGCAGACCTTAAAACAAGACTTATCAAAAAGTGCTGATACTTATGATTTATTATTTGGAGCAAAAGAATCCATTTATAAAGATGTGCTTATAAAACAAACTCGGCTTTTCAGTAAAATTTCTGATGATAAACTCATCAAAACAAGTGGTATTATTTTAGGTGGGAATGCTTTAACTGATAGATATGGAAATATTAACACTGAGAAAGGTATTCAAAATGAACGTCATAGAGACTTTGGAGATATTTAG
- a CDS encoding SMODS-associated NUDIX domain-containing protein — protein MSTRSNIILYTIILIASSVFLLFRYVILDNPNDFIKDLASTFALGGVTFSIGGFWQLFSTYGWQAIKCKMLYPNSKVYVSLSYLLQIRLDGDEKYLLVKGSKVNQYQPVGGVYRVFTDKNIKIDWEAEIKADRNNPKDLRFFTKAKYIPEIIKWFKSGRNREFGVWREFQEELIETNILSNEKFKHIDVDYLRTEEKMMNRENRFNDEKYHTILYDIFKVNLSSEQEQEIRKLYNENKYTDQYAFVTADEIRKMCFNDSHTKIGEHTIRTLDFK, from the coding sequence ATGAGTACAAGAAGTAACATAATATTATATACAATTATTTTAATAGCTAGTTCAGTTTTTTTGTTATTTAGATATGTAATTCTTGATAATCCTAATGATTTTATCAAAGACTTAGCTTCTACATTTGCTTTGGGAGGTGTTACATTTAGTATAGGGGGATTTTGGCAGTTATTCAGTACATATGGTTGGCAAGCAATAAAGTGTAAAATGCTTTATCCTAACAGTAAAGTATATGTTTCTTTAAGTTATTTATTACAAATACGACTTGATGGCGATGAAAAATATCTCTTGGTGAAAGGAAGCAAGGTTAATCAGTATCAACCTGTGGGAGGTGTTTATAGGGTATTTACTGATAAAAATATAAAAATAGATTGGGAAGCTGAAATAAAAGCTGACAGAAATAATCCGAAAGATTTAAGATTTTTTACAAAGGCGAAATATATTCCTGAGATTATCAAATGGTTTAAATCAGGACGAAATCGAGAATTTGGTGTTTGGAGAGAATTTCAGGAAGAACTTATCGAAACAAATATATTAAGCAATGAAAAATTCAAACATATTGATGTCGATTATTTGAGAACTGAGGAAAAAATGATGAATAGAGAGAATAGATTTAATGATGAAAAGTACCACACGATTTTATATGATATTTTCAAAGTTAACCTTTCATCCGAACAGGAACAAGAAATAAGAAAACTATATAATGAAAATAAATATACTGATCAATACGCTTTTGTGACTGCTGATGAAATTAGAAAAATGTGTTTCAATGACTCACACACGAAAATAGGAGAACATACAATACGAACATTAGATTTTAAATAA
- a CDS encoding helix-turn-helix domain-containing protein yields the protein MSTLGSTLKDSRKNIGLTLRQVEEVTGISNAYLSQLENDKIKNPSVNILSKLSSIYKVALKTLLSNANMIDKKEVQKEEANLSFAQNIAFRAEGLSEEERNDVLRYLEFVKSRKNGL from the coding sequence ATGAGTACATTAGGTTCTACTCTGAAAGATTCCAGAAAAAATATTGGATTGACTTTAAGACAAGTAGAAGAAGTAACCGGTATTTCAAATGCTTATCTTAGTCAATTAGAGAATGACAAAATTAAAAACCCCTCGGTAAATATTTTGTCAAAACTATCATCAATCTATAAAGTTGCTTTGAAGACATTATTGTCAAATGCTAATATGATTGATAAAAAGGAAGTTCAAAAAGAAGAAGCAAATCTCAGCTTTGCTCAAAATATTGCATTTCGTGCAGAGGGTTTATCAGAGGAAGAGAGAAATGATGTTTTAAGATACTTAGAATTTGTCAAATCTCGAAAAAATGGCCTATGA
- a CDS encoding ImmA/IrrE family metallo-endopeptidase — MIDDYTRKEIEKISYNILKESKSLDVFPTPVDKILNYSNFALDNKIDLENIDYSFFDTFKEKIFDPSKKALLHALSKVQGFFYREEKIIYIDTNLDKNVGKKNFVKLHEIGHGVLSWQDEIILALDNNETLSEEYEEQFEAEANYFASVTLFQHDRFVEDCDNYGLGLDAVMALRKKYGSSVHSAFRNYVLQSKYRCCLLVLNHPVNANGFTNILTTRNLFYSPAFLNEIGNLKLPNEFGFKWKFVQDFKFKRNFHEKGSISLLTEHGEEIKAGYHYFNSTYNSFVFFFPKGEKKISKTKIILS, encoded by the coding sequence ATGATAGACGATTACACTCGTAAGGAAATTGAAAAGATTTCGTACAATATTTTAAAAGAGAGTAAGTCTCTTGATGTTTTTCCAACGCCTGTTGATAAAATTCTTAACTACTCAAATTTTGCTCTCGACAATAAAATTGACTTAGAAAATATAGATTATTCTTTCTTTGACACTTTCAAAGAAAAGATATTTGATCCATCTAAAAAAGCTTTACTTCACGCCTTATCAAAAGTTCAAGGCTTTTTTTATCGAGAAGAAAAGATTATATATATTGATACTAACCTCGATAAGAATGTAGGGAAGAAAAATTTTGTTAAACTCCACGAAATCGGACATGGTGTTCTATCTTGGCAAGATGAAATAATTCTTGCACTGGATAACAATGAAACTCTTAGTGAGGAATATGAAGAGCAATTTGAAGCAGAAGCAAATTATTTTGCATCTGTAACTTTATTTCAACACGATCGCTTTGTTGAAGATTGCGATAATTATGGTCTTGGTTTAGATGCAGTAATGGCTCTTCGCAAAAAATATGGTTCATCCGTTCATTCAGCATTTAGAAATTATGTCCTCCAGTCGAAATATAGATGCTGTTTACTGGTATTAAATCATCCTGTAAATGCTAATGGTTTTACAAATATATTAACAACAAGAAATTTATTTTATTCTCCAGCATTTCTTAATGAAATTGGCAATCTGAAACTACCAAATGAGTTTGGCTTTAAATGGAAATTTGTTCAGGATTTTAAATTTAAAAGAAATTTTCACGAAAAGGGTAGCATTTCTTTATTAACAGAACACGGAGAAGAGATTAAAGCCGGATATCACTATTTCAATAGTACATATAACAGTTTTGTGTTTTTTTTTCCAAAAGGAGAAAAGAAAATTTCAAAAACTAAGATCATACTCAGTTAA
- a CDS encoding sce7725 family protein — MYFPILTAKQNELLALNELPEEIFCITVPILILPKSKNLKSQLLKIIDKNIYFILVINSPNSSHPNQHEIQKEFIDEFLNDYENFSLAYIVNKETSPYDITDFFDSNPNKKKSLLHYSEFPDHKFLLKNSQSKFDIYLRDKVSDDYVNNTARGEIVYIKDGFKRKNTNREYPEKSGFSSFIFTYESEGIYGFGDYNVIGKDVKDGGGSPYAIVLHLTTIDKENITVYHFLSDDNDDQKNQANKFRQAVKKLVEHLDSNPMFEGEGIKDFRRNHTDQHFPNLGVCKRMSIKNHIEQITNAISII; from the coding sequence ATGTATTTTCCTATCTTAACTGCAAAGCAAAATGAGCTTCTTGCTTTAAATGAATTACCTGAAGAAATTTTCTGTATTACAGTTCCTATACTTATACTGCCGAAAAGTAAAAACCTTAAGTCGCAATTGTTAAAAATAATCGATAAAAATATTTATTTTATTCTAGTAATTAATTCGCCTAATAGTAGCCATCCAAACCAGCATGAAATTCAGAAAGAGTTTATTGATGAATTTCTGAATGATTATGAAAATTTTTCTTTGGCTTACATTGTAAATAAAGAGACCTCTCCATATGATATCACTGACTTTTTCGACTCAAACCCAAATAAAAAAAAATCTTTACTGCATTATAGTGAATTCCCAGATCATAAATTTTTACTGAAAAATTCACAGTCTAAATTTGATATTTATTTGCGAGATAAGGTTTCTGATGATTATGTAAATAATACAGCGCGCGGCGAAATAGTATATATAAAAGATGGGTTCAAAAGGAAAAACACGAACAGAGAATATCCAGAAAAATCTGGATTTTCATCATTTATTTTTACCTATGAATCTGAGGGTATTTATGGTTTTGGCGATTATAATGTTATTGGGAAAGATGTTAAAGACGGAGGGGGATCACCTTATGCAATTGTGCTTCACCTAACAACTATAGATAAAGAAAACATTACTGTTTATCACTTTTTATCTGATGACAATGACGATCAAAAAAATCAAGCTAATAAATTTAGACAGGCGGTAAAAAAATTAGTCGAGCATCTTGACTCTAACCCTATGTTTGAGGGAGAAGGCATTAAAGATTTCAGAAGAAATCACACCGACCAACATTTTCCAAACTTAGGAGTTTGTAAGAGAATGTCTATAAAAAATCACATCGAGCAGATTACGAATGCAATTTCTATAATTTAG
- a CDS encoding sce7726 family protein → MKIKSKLCNSEYLLISKLFSSATFNYLATQEEDKIEAIYRTFKSFCDESMDFTLEKAYSEFYKLLSKKYRNEYVFKNIIFRDIILKKHNLKNCVTIPEFIVGKSKADLAVFNGASTVYEIKSEIDTTERLASQLLDYSSYFEFINVVISERHLKKIRHIAGENIGILVLDETNKINIFKESVSNLQNISHKSLFYSLRKNEYLDIIAEVYGCIPIMPNTMIFEYCFDLFKQIELEKAQSLALAALKKRILKQDHINLIKRLPVSLKSITIQQTYNKNKCNNILNNIQKVFI, encoded by the coding sequence ATGAAGATAAAATCAAAACTTTGTAACTCTGAATATTTATTGATTTCAAAGCTTTTCTCTTCTGCTACTTTTAATTATCTAGCAACACAAGAAGAGGATAAAATCGAAGCTATCTATCGTACATTTAAAAGTTTTTGCGATGAGTCTATGGATTTTACCCTCGAAAAAGCTTATTCGGAATTTTATAAACTTTTATCGAAGAAATATAGGAATGAATATGTCTTTAAAAATATAATTTTTAGAGATATAATACTAAAAAAACATAACCTTAAAAACTGCGTAACAATTCCAGAATTTATTGTGGGTAAATCTAAAGCGGATTTAGCTGTATTTAATGGTGCTTCAACTGTATATGAAATCAAATCAGAAATTGATACTACGGAAAGATTAGCTTCGCAACTTTTAGATTATTCTTCCTACTTCGAATTTATTAATGTTGTTATTTCTGAGAGGCATTTGAAGAAAATAAGACATATTGCCGGTGAAAATATTGGGATTTTAGTTTTAGATGAAACGAATAAGATAAATATTTTTAAAGAAAGTGTTTCGAATCTACAAAACATTTCCCATAAGTCATTATTTTATTCTCTAAGAAAAAATGAATATTTGGACATTATTGCTGAAGTCTATGGTTGTATTCCTATAATGCCTAATACAATGATTTTCGAATATTGTTTTGATCTGTTTAAACAGATTGAACTTGAAAAAGCACAGTCCCTCGCACTGGCCGCATTAAAAAAGAGAATACTTAAACAAGACCATATCAATCTTATAAAGCGCCTGCCTGTCAGTCTCAAAAGTATAACAATACAACAAACATACAATAAGAATAAATGTAACAATATTTTAAATAACATCCAGAAGGTTTTCATTTAG
- a CDS encoding Shedu anti-phage system protein SduA domain-containing protein — MAFKKTVAEKLQTKLKVIDTYNQVSKVGNTFQINDEIFLNNSEDGLIYGNKRFFPNLTEPVKEDSYAVTILLNHYTLKYVNSNPINPPKGSKKVYDIFKNLLDFEIERVIIGADENSSIGGTISITKEMYDQILGVDSEERQEKNVRVFNRMVPFLSTEFNINTENIEVDRNYNLLMQEIIASGEFTQADLINLTAHLEAGASSTVVIEKQVTKQTQWLVETIEEILEENRLNRIKAKNYGFEKFGYTKNSVNGPEHLMEKILTDYGQYSLFGVPALLNTNKYVIHDGVSRSQFDLILINHLGDIELVELKRPDQYLFEFGDGRGKFFPAKDLAIAIAQLERYITAVYKDNDDEYLIDNKKIRTFINEKVGDVLYVESIRPKGLIIIGSWQKLCKPYAELTAVQKRKITEVHYNEDSRQAYKELKNSLKNISIMTYSELLENARTRLQFNTDENRE; from the coding sequence ATGGCATTTAAAAAGACAGTTGCTGAAAAACTTCAAACCAAGTTAAAAGTTATTGACACTTACAATCAAGTTTCAAAGGTTGGAAATACATTTCAAATTAACGACGAAATATTTCTTAACAATTCAGAAGATGGTCTTATTTACGGGAACAAGAGATTTTTTCCTAATCTTACTGAACCTGTTAAAGAAGATAGCTATGCAGTTACAATTTTACTGAATCATTACACTTTAAAATATGTAAATTCCAATCCTATAAACCCACCCAAAGGATCGAAGAAAGTCTATGATATATTTAAGAACTTATTAGACTTTGAGATAGAAAGAGTTATCATAGGAGCAGATGAAAACTCATCTATTGGTGGAACAATATCTATCACTAAAGAAATGTACGATCAAATTTTAGGAGTCGATTCAGAAGAAAGGCAAGAGAAAAATGTTAGAGTTTTTAATAGAATGGTTCCTTTTTTAAGTACGGAATTTAATATTAATACTGAAAATATAGAAGTTGACAGAAATTATAATTTGTTGATGCAGGAAATTATAGCTAGTGGTGAATTTACACAGGCAGACCTAATTAATTTAACAGCACATTTGGAAGCAGGTGCATCTTCAACTGTTGTAATCGAAAAGCAGGTTACAAAGCAAACACAATGGCTCGTTGAGACAATCGAAGAAATTTTAGAGGAAAACAGACTAAATAGAATTAAAGCAAAAAACTATGGATTTGAAAAGTTTGGCTATACAAAAAATTCTGTTAACGGACCAGAACATTTGATGGAAAAGATTCTTACAGATTATGGTCAGTACTCTCTTTTTGGAGTACCAGCATTACTTAACACCAATAAATACGTAATACATGATGGTGTCTCAAGGTCTCAATTTGACTTAATATTGATTAATCATCTTGGAGACATCGAATTGGTTGAACTTAAACGCCCTGACCAGTATCTGTTTGAATTTGGTGATGGAAGAGGAAAATTTTTTCCAGCAAAGGATCTTGCTATTGCTATAGCTCAATTAGAAAGGTACATAACTGCTGTTTACAAAGACAATGATGATGAATACTTGATAGATAACAAAAAGATTAGAACATTTATTAACGAAAAAGTTGGCGATGTTTTGTATGTTGAAAGCATCAGACCTAAAGGCTTGATTATAATTGGTTCTTGGCAAAAATTATGTAAACCATATGCTGAATTAACAGCAGTACAAAAAAGAAAGATAACTGAAGTTCATTATAATGAAGATTCTAGACAAGCATATAAGGAATTAAAAAATTCGTTAAAGAATATTTCTATTATGACTTATTCAGAGCTTCTAGAAAATGCAAGAACTCGATTACAATTTAATACTGATGAAAATAGAGAATGA
- a CDS encoding GTP pyrophosphokinase has product MRVNVIESFIKQYEKEYDFYKEIAKIAHEILESDIIKRGIKAIVSSRAKKVDRLREKLLKRNEREKYKNKSAIEKDIVDLAGLRIALYFPSDREIVGNLIEDLFEIVAVKKFPEDVYEPKFNKRFSGYWATHYRVKLKSSDEIDKRFTNIILEIQVASVLMHAWSEVEHDLVYKPFSGTLTDDELAILDEINGLVLTGEIALERLQKAITERTKKQNEITDKYDLTNYINYSYQNNFKNIDLGNTEFLNNYLKANNNKISTSQLSQAIKRITTNSNESFSDQVLQNIISINTSGKSLQRYLQQFSLDENKVSSFELFVKTWIIFEKVIKQLMEENSIDKENQQVNFFTNIEQIFEVAELSKDDKNNILLLRRIRNQMLHGVESFSDRDLEKYYKLLKEIVIKCINKIKTKKVAERLQKELNY; this is encoded by the coding sequence ATGAGAGTCAACGTAATCGAAAGCTTTATTAAGCAATATGAAAAAGAATATGATTTCTACAAAGAAATTGCGAAAATTGCTCATGAAATACTTGAGTCCGATATAATAAAGCGAGGTATTAAAGCAATCGTCTCCAGCCGTGCAAAAAAGGTTGATAGGCTTAGGGAAAAATTGCTAAAACGAAACGAAAGAGAAAAATATAAGAATAAATCTGCAATCGAAAAAGACATTGTTGATTTAGCAGGTTTAAGGATTGCGCTGTATTTTCCTAGTGACAGAGAGATTGTCGGAAATTTAATTGAAGACCTATTTGAAATTGTAGCAGTGAAAAAGTTTCCTGAAGATGTGTATGAGCCAAAATTTAATAAAAGATTTTCCGGCTATTGGGCAACTCATTATCGAGTCAAGTTAAAAAGTTCTGATGAAATTGATAAAAGATTTACCAATATAATATTAGAAATCCAGGTTGCAAGCGTTTTAATGCATGCCTGGTCCGAAGTTGAGCACGATTTAGTCTATAAACCATTTTCTGGAACATTAACAGACGACGAACTAGCTATTTTAGATGAAATAAATGGACTAGTTTTAACGGGCGAAATCGCGTTGGAGAGATTACAAAAAGCTATTACAGAAAGGACAAAAAAGCAAAACGAAATAACAGATAAATATGATTTAACTAATTATATTAATTATAGTTATCAAAACAATTTCAAAAATATCGATTTAGGAAATACAGAATTTTTAAATAATTATTTAAAAGCTAATAATAATAAAATTAGTACTTCTCAATTATCACAAGCAATAAAAAGAATAACTACAAATAGTAACGAAAGTTTTTCTGACCAGGTTTTACAAAACATAATTTCTATAAATACTAGTGGTAAAAGTTTACAAAGATATTTGCAACAATTTTCCTTAGATGAGAATAAGGTTTCATCTTTTGAATTATTCGTAAAAACTTGGATAATCTTCGAAAAAGTTATCAAACAATTAATGGAAGAAAATTCAATAGACAAAGAAAATCAGCAGGTCAATTTTTTTACGAATATTGAACAAATTTTTGAAGTTGCAGAACTAAGCAAAGATGATAAAAATAATATTTTATTATTAAGAAGGATAAGAAATCAAATGCTACACGGGGTTGAATCTTTTTCAGACCGAGATTTAGAGAAATATTATAAATTACTAAAAGAAATAGTTATAAAATGTATTAATAAAATAAAAACTAAAAAGGTTGCAGAAAGACTTCAAAAAGAACTTAACTATTAA